The Gossypium hirsutum isolate 1008001.06 chromosome A03, Gossypium_hirsutum_v2.1, whole genome shotgun sequence genome contains the following window.
TACCAATCCATCCCGAACTTGGCGGTTAAACTCTACTGCGCTGACAATACTGTAGGAGAGACACTGCGGTAAAATAACTCAACGTTAGGATGATAAAAAGCTTAACACCTCTTATTCTTATTACGGTTAATTACATTGTCGTTAAAGTTTTGCTCTTCTCTTTTAATTCactaaacaattaaaaaaaatttactttattttgataacattaaaaaataaaatatttaatattagaaattaattatatatatgtatgtgattattGTTCTAATTTCTCTTATGAGTTAAAAAACTTAAACCAAATGAGTTTCAAAGtgggaaaaggaaaataaaatataaacaaatggcTATAAATTATTTCTCTCGGTGTGCTAAAATGAATATCTCAGCTATAAACCCGGCAATGCCACCAACCACTCTATCAGTCAAATCCCGCCACGTGGCGGTTATTGGAGCTGGTGCCGCTGGTCTCGTGGCGGCGAGAGAGCTCCGACGGGAGGGTCACTCGGTGGTCGTATTCGAACGCGGCCACGAAGTCGGCGGCACTTGGGTCTACACCCCTCAAGTCGAACCTGACCCTTTGGGACTAGACCCAAACCGACCCATCATTCATTCTAGCCTCTATAGCTCTCTCCGAACCAACCTCCCCAGAGAAGCCATGGGGTACATGGATTTCCCCTTCGTGACCCGACCCGGCGAGAATAGGGATCCGAGGAGGTACCCTGGTCATAGGGAAGTCTTATTGTATTTGAAGGATTTTGCAAGAGAATTTGGGGTTGAAGAAATGGTGAGATTCGAGACTGATGTGATTAAAGTTGGAATTTTGGGGGATGGGAAATGGAAAGTAAGGTCCAAAAAGTCCAGTTTTAACGATAATAATGAGATTATTAGTAAAAGTAACGCTGAATTTGATGATGAGATCTATGATGCTGTTGTTGTCTGTAATGGACATTACACTGAGCCTCGTATTGCTGATATTCCAGGTAAAGAAGGAATCTCTTTTGACCCATTTTTAAAGTAGAATACTTCTATGAATTGATGGGAATTTGATAGTGAATGTATGTGCTTTTGTTGTGATTAAGATACTTAGGTGAACAGATGAAATTTAGATTCATTTGAAGTGTAGCTAGAGGATCATTATATCGGTTTCGGTTTACCATTCATTTCATCATATGATAATTTGACAAGAAAGTGGAATTTTGATTCACATTTATGAAAAATGAGttgtttatattgtttatatgcttctttgttttcttccagGCATTAATTTATGGCCAGGAAAGCAAATGCATAGCCATAATTACCGCATTCCGGAGCCTTTTAGAGATCAAGTAGGTATCTgcttttttacttttctttatctTAGATTGTAGCTATACTGCATTGCAGTGTGGGATTTCCAATTTCCTAGGATTTGCTAGTCTCTATCGAGGGACCGGTTCTAGCCCTCTGTTTCTCTTGACAAACTCTAATCTTTGGCTTTGACAGGTTGTAATTGTAATAGGGAGTTCCGCAAGTGCAGTTGACATATGTAGGGACATAGCTCCAGTTGCCAAAGAAGTACATGTTGCATCTAGATCAGTGGCGGATGAAACGTATATGAAACAGCCTGGTTACGATAATTTGTGGTTCCATTCCATGGTACGTATATATATGTTTGATGGGATGATGATTGGATTTGAAATGTTAATATTTGGCAATGATGCAGATAGATCATGCACATGAGGATGGCATGGTGGTTTTCCGAAATGGGAAAACAGTGCTTGCTGATCTCATTATGCACTGCACTGGGTaatcttcatttcttttttttccgTACAGGACACTGAAATAGTGTAGGAAAGCATTCTAATTTTTTATTGCTTCTTCCAAAAGGTACAAGTATCACTTCCCTTTCCTTGACACAAAAGGCATTGTGACTGTGGACGATAATCGTCTTGGACCACTATACAAGCACGTCTTTCCCCCAGCCTTAGCCCCATACCTTTCATTTATTGGGATACCATGGAAGGTGTGTTTCTATTCCTTTTATCATCTAAGAATTTCCCTTGTACTTAATCATTCTCATAATCACATTTTCACCAGATTGTTCCTTTCCCCTTATTTGAGTTTCAAAGCAAATGGATAGCCGGTATTTTGTCCGGTCGTATTACACTTCCATCACAAAAGGAAATGATGGAAGATATTCAAGCATTTTACTCGGCACTTGAAGATTCTAGTATACCAAAACGGTATACTCATTGCATTGGTCAATCTCAGGTACCATTTTATCTCATTATTGAGCTTATTCCATACTGTGAATCTGTCGTGCTATTTCtgtttttttcatatatatgtttttttgcaGGTTGAATACAATAATTGGCTTGCTACACAATGTGGTTGCCAAGGTGTTGAAAAATGGAGAGAAGCAATGTATTCTATGGCTTCGGAGAATCGGCGTCTTCTACCAGAGATGTACCGTGATGAATGGGATGATCACCACCTGGTTTCAGAAGCTTATGAGGATTTCATTAAGTACCCTTCAGCATCAAACCTTTagagacaaaaaataaaaataaaaatcaatttacaatGGTGAAGGATGTCATTCACCCTGTTGTATACAACCCGGGTCTGTACCGTGGCAGGGTACTATTCTACCACTAGACCACTGGTGCTTGTGCGATGAAAGTCTCGATATACATAAATCTAGCACAAGAGTTACTAAACGAAGAGAATTGAAGGAGAATCAActatatgaattttattgaatATAGATCTTCCACTATCATCTATACATCGATTGCAACTATTCGTGCATTAgggctttcaattttttttatgtttcaagTTAAGTTTTGACTAGATTGGGGTTcggatttttttatctaaatccttgaatttgtcaattGTTTGTATAttggagtttgaaaattttttttttgtcaccttAAAGTTCAGGTCTTAATGTGGAAACAATTGTTAAGAACAATTAtcaagttcaaggactaatttggacaaaaaaaagttcaagtcTCGATATTAGACCAATTATCAAATGGATGGACTAACTGGGACCAGAAAAAGGAAAGGTAAAACAAGTAAAGCTCTGTTAAgcgaatttataaaaaataaatgctGCTAGCAAAACCTTGATTACCAACAACCACTGACAACCTAATTGATATTAGTTAGTACTTTCTTTCCTCTACTTGTGCTGCACAACCAACCTCTTCAATAGAGAGTCCTTTAAGTTTGTAGCCAATGGCTTGTGGCTCGGTTAAGATGTCACCCACTTTGTGATAATGCCGTAAATTTGTTGGCAAACACCTTATTTAGTGCTGTTGCACCAACAGATTCAACATTTGAGCACCAAACACAGATATTGCAGCAATGAAAACAAAAAGAACTTCAAGGATCCATACTTTGCACTTAATGTGCGAAACAGATGGGAATAAACTTCACCAATAGGAATTGCATGAACTTTCAGATCATTCAATGACTATGAATGAACAGCCAAAAGTATTTTTCTCCCCAATAGGAAGTTAGGAGCTTCAGTTTGTAAGAGTCAAACCCGGGGAATTAACAATGGAGCTCTTTTTTCGGTTATCTTTACATGTTACATATGATTAAGGGAGGATCAAAAACTAAAGAGAAAGTGTGGGTTTTTTCTCCCCCCTAATAAAATGGGCTTCATTGGTGACATGTAGGCACATAATCATCCATGTTGGAACAGCGGGGGCGGCGGTGGTAAGCGATCTCAGGTGAGAAGGTCACGTCGGGGTATTCATTTGAAAGGCAATACTAGTACATTCAGGTATAAGGTTCACACAATTTCTCTTGAAGCCAACAGcttgatgaatgtttgatgacAATGGTGTTGGACCTCTATACTAGCATGTTGTCCCATCAGCCATAGCTCCCTTGTCTTTCAGTTGTTGGTGTTTACCCACTCGGGGTTTTTTCACCACAACTTTCTTAAGTTCTGCTTGATACTAGGTCCAGGGTTCGAATCTCGACATCCCCTTCCCTGCatctttgatttaaaaaaaaaaaaaaaattcttaaaatccATTTGAGCTGCAAAAAGGAATAACCTGCACCAGCCGGGAATCGAACCCGGGTCTGTACCGTGGCAGGGTACTATTCTACCACTAGACCACTGGTGCCCATATGTTTAGTAACAAATCTgtactatttatttaattagttccTCCAAAACCTTGAAATCAGAGAAAATCACATGCTTAAACAAGTTCCCAACTCATGTTACATTAACAACGATGTCAGCTgacttaaaattaaattg
Protein-coding sequences here:
- the LOC107944621 gene encoding flavin-containing monooxygenase FMO GS-OX-like 4; translated protein: MAINYFSRCAKMNISAINPAMPPTTLSVKSRHVAVIGAGAAGLVAARELRREGHSVVVFERGHEVGGTWVYTPQVEPDPLGLDPNRPIIHSSLYSSLRTNLPREAMGYMDFPFVTRPGENRDPRRYPGHREVLLYLKDFAREFGVEEMVRFETDVIKVGILGDGKWKVRSKKSSFNDNNEIISKSNAEFDDEIYDAVVVCNGHYTEPRIADIPGINLWPGKQMHSHNYRIPEPFRDQVVIVIGSSASAVDICRDIAPVAKEVHVASRSVADETYMKQPGYDNLWFHSMIDHAHEDGMVVFRNGKTVLADLIMHCTGYKYHFPFLDTKGIVTVDDNRLGPLYKHVFPPALAPYLSFIGIPWKIVPFPLFEFQSKWIAGILSGRITLPSQKEMMEDIQAFYSALEDSSIPKRYTHCIGQSQVEYNNWLATQCGCQGVEKWREAMYSMASENRRLLPEMYRDEWDDHHLVSEAYEDFIKYPSASNL